The DNA region tgagcgtcggagtgtctttgcaggtggcaacCCCCCCTTATCCTCTCTCCAGGACAAGTGCTCGGCTACTCGGCGGACCCGCAACCTGTGCGACCAAAGCTAAGGCGTCCTCACCCCTACACCAGCTCACCCGATCTGTCCGGAACCCGacaaccgaacattggcgccgtctgtagGGACATCCTGCCTAAATGGAAGTCGTGCTGGGTCCCGGCGACCAAGCCCGAGCAGCCGGAGCGGAGGGGGCAGCCTCCGTCGCCTCACTAAAGGGACGGCGGAGGTCCCCCCAACGACACACGAGAACACGACCGTTTGGGGGAACGGGCGGCGACAGCGCCATAATAATGCAGGAGCTACGCCACAGAGTCCAGAACCTAGAACGACAGCTAGCCGACCGGGAGCGGGAGGGACGGTCTACCGATCCCAGCTATACCCCGTCTCCCGGGAGTGAGGAGGAAGACTCTCACAGAAGCCGCCCGCGGCGTACATCTGCATCCCGGACGGAAGCGGAGAGCACGCGGGAGGAGTCACCCATAATGAGAAGGCGAAATGACACGATCATCTACTCCCGCGGCAGAACAACCCGCCGAGCGGCGAGAGGTCGCGAGGACGGGGAAGGGAGATATGAGAGAACACGACAACCTGTAATAATGGGCGTCACCCCGTTCCACCGATCTATCCTCGAGGTCCGGTtgccgaaacacttcgacaaaccaacggacatgaggtatgacgGAACTCAAGACCCCCTAGAACACctcacggccttcgaggccaggatgaatctAGAGGGAGTGGGGGACGAAGTAAGATGCCGCGCCTTCCTGGTGACCCTAGCAGGGCCAGCGATCAGATGGTTTAACGGCCTCCCTCAAGGCTCCATCTACAGTTTCTCGGACATCAGCCGTGCATTCCTGGCCCAATTTACAACGCGGATAGCAAAGGCCAAGCACCCTATCAACCTTTTAGGGATAACCCAGAGACAAGGAGAGCCGACCAGGAGGTACTTAGAtcggttcaacgacgaatgcttggaaaTCGACGGCTTAACCGACTCCGTGGCCAGTCTCTGCCTGACAAACGGCCTCCTCAACGAGAACTTCCGAAAACACCTTACCACGAAACCGGTTTGGACAATGCATGAAATCCAGACGGTGGCCAAGAAGTACATAAACGACGAAGAAGTCAGCCgagtcgtggctgccaataagcGGCAGCCCGGTTACGGTCAGGCTCGGCAACAAGGTAACGAGGAAAGAGCAAAAGAAAAAGTTAGGGAGGAGGCAACAAACAAGGCACCTAGACCGTTCCCTCGAGTCGGGAAATTTACAAACTACACTCCACTCGCCCTCCCCATCGTGGAAGTCTATCAGCAAATAGCTGAGAAGGGGATTCTTCCGAAGCCCCGACCACTTAAGGACCGAacgggaggaaacaagaacctttATTGTGATTATCATAAGGGTTATGGCCATCAAACGCAAGACTGTTTCGACCTGAAGAATGCACTAGAACAAGCgataagggaaggaaagctggcagctttCTCCCACCTCATCAGGGAACCGAGAAGACGTTATCGCGATCAAAACGAGGAAGGCAAAACCCCACCGGCCAAGCGGCGACAAGAACCCGAAGACAGAGACCACGGCCTCACTGTGATAAACGTGGTAACGGCAAAAAACGCCGCGCCAAAATCCCGATCGGCACACAAGAAAGACGCTAAGGTTCTGACGATCTCAACCCCGCCGATGCAAAGCTCTAAAAAACCTCCATCCATTTCTTTCGGCCCAGAAGACCAATGGTTCAGCGACGCCCCGGAAAACCCCCCATGGTCATAacggccagagtgggaaccggcctcgtcaaacGGATCCTTGTCGACACAGGAGCTGATTCAAATatcatgttccgcaacgtgttcGACGCACTAGGGCTAAAGGATGCCGACCTGACGACTCACCAGCACGGGGTTATCGGGTTAGGCAACCACTTCATCAAACCGGACGGAGTCATATCCCTACCAATCTCGGTGGGGCAAATCCAAGGCCGAAGATCGGCGATGGCCGAGTTCGTAATCCTCCGAGACTCCACggcctacaacatcatcttgggaagaaaaacaatcaacgaTTTTGAAGCCATAATCAACACCAAGCTGCTAGTTATGAAGTTCGTTACCGATGACGGATCCATAGGCACCATAAAGGGAGACCTCGAGACGGCGGTCGCTTGTGACAACGCCAGCCTTTCCCTTCGAAAGAAGTCCAAGGAAGCATCCGGCGTGTTCCTAGCCAACCTTGATGCCAGAGTAGAGGACAAGCCGAGGCCAGAACCAGAAGGGGACCTGGAGAAGTTTAGAATCGGTGACGAAGAGGAAAAGTTCACATTCGTTAACAAGAACCTCCCACACGAGCTGAAGGAACCTTTGATTGAAATGATAAGGGCCAACAGGGACTTGTTCGCCTGgacaccagccgacatgccgggcatagatccaAAAATCATCTCACATCATCTAGCCGTCAAGGCGGAAGCACGCCCAGTGGCTCAACGAAGGAGAAAGATGTCGGCGGAGAGAGCAGAGGAGGTAGCTAAGCAAAcggccagcctcctagaagcaggCTTCATACGGGAAGTGGACTACTCGACATGGCTCTCGAATGTGGTATTGGTGAGAAAACACAATGGCaggtggagaatgtgcgtggactactctgaccttaacaaagcatgccccaaagattGCTTCCCCCTCCCCAACATAGATGCACTCGTCGACGCCGCGGCGGGATATCGGTATCTaagtttcatggacgcctactccggttacaatcagataccgatgcaccgtccCGACGAAGACaagacggcgttcataacgccaagAGGAACTTTCTGCTATAAGGTAATGCCATTCGGCTTAAAAAATGCGGGGGCaacatatcaaaggctgatgaacaggaTATTCCACGACCTCATAGGGAAAACAGTTGAAGTTTACGTGGACGACATCCTGGCAAAAACAACACGACCTGACGACCTTTTGAACGACCTGGCAAGCGTATTCGCGTCCCTCCGTCAACACGGTATGCGGCTGAACCCCCTCAAGTGCGCCTTCGCCATGGAAGCCGGCAAGTTCCTGGGATTTATGATAACTCAGAGAGGGGTAGAAGCTAACCCGGAGAAATGCCAGGCAAtactccagatgaagagcccgggttgCATCAAGGACGTTCAGAGGTTGGCAGGACGGCTGACCTCATTATCCCGGTTTCTCGGAGCTTCGGCGACAAAGGCCCTACCATTCTTTAACCTCATGAAGAAAGGGATGGCATTTGAGTGGACACCCGCATGTGAAGAAGCCTTTCAGCACTTCAAGGAAATCCTGGCAGCACCTCCCGTTCTCGGGAAGCCAAAGGACGGGGAACCACTATACCTATACCTCGCTATAACAAGCGAAGCCCTGGCCGCAGTTCTGGTACGGGAGGACGGGAAAGCTCAACAGCCAGTCTATTTCATAAGCAGGGCCCTGCAAGGGGCAGAATTAAGATATAGCAAgttggaaaagctagccttggcACTTCTAACTTCCTCGAGAAGGTTAAAACAGTACTTCCAGAGTCACCAAGTTGTCGTCAGAACGGACCAAGGGATCCGGCAAGTTCTCCAAAAACCCGATctggcgggaagaatgatgacttggtccaTCGAACTCTCCCAATACGACATACGGTACGAACCCCGGCAAGCCATCAAGGCGCAGGCCATGGCGGATTTCTTAGTTGAAGTGACGGGAGACCCAAGCGAAGAGGTGggtacacggtggaagctccatgtggacggagcctccaaccagaccTTCGGAGGTGCCGGGATCATCCTGGAAAGCCCGATTGGGGTTGTATACGAACAGTCGGTCAGATTCGAGTTTCCCATCtcgaacaaccaggcagaatatgaagcccttaTAGGAGGCTTAATCCTAGCTGCAGAAGTCGGCGCAAGAAGACTGGAAATATGCAGCGATTCCCAAGTCGTCACTTCCCAAGTAAACggtagctaccaagccaaagaccccttgctacagaagtacttggaaaaggttaaGAGCTTGAGCCAAAAGTTCGAAGAGGTCACGGTCCACCACGTAcctagagaaaggaacacacgggcagacctcctatcAAAGTTGGCCAGCACAAAGCCAGGGGAAGGAAACCGATCCCTCATCCAAAGCATGGCAAGAGAACCGGCAATCACATTGCACATGACAACCCTAGGTCTTTCCtggctagaccccatcaccaactTCCTAGAACACGGCAAACTCCCTAGTGATGAAAAGGATGTGGCGAAATTGAGGAGGGAAGCGGCCAAATACGCCGTCATCCAAGGACAGCTGTTCAGGAAGGGGCTCAACCAGCCCCTACTGAAGTGCCTAcgccccgaccagacggactacgtcCTCAGAGAAGTCCATGAGGGCTGCTGTGGGCACCACATCGGAGGTAAGGCCTTAGCGAGGAAACTAATCCGAGCCGGATATTACTGGCCGTCGATGATGACGGATTCCAAGGAGTATGTCAAAAAATGCGTAAAGTGCCAACAGAATGCCAACTTTTCCAGGGCGTCGGCCTCCGAGTTAAGCTTGCTAACGACCTCCCGACCATTTtctcaatggggagtcgacctcctaGGGCCCTTCCCAGTCGGCCCTGGGCAAGTCAAGTACCTCATAGTCGCAATTGACTACTTCACCAAATGGATAGAAGC from Arachis hypogaea cultivar Tifrunner chromosome 10, arahy.Tifrunner.gnm2.J5K5, whole genome shotgun sequence includes:
- the LOC140175594 gene encoding uncharacterized protein; the protein is MEVVLGPGDQARAAGAEGAASVASLKGRRRSPQRHTRTRPFGGTGGDSAIIMQELRHRVQNLERQLADREREGRSTDPSYTPSPGSEEEDSHRSRPRRTSASRTEAESTREESPIMRRRNDTIIYSRGRTTRRAARGREDGEGRYERTRQPVIMGVTPFHRSILEVRLPKHFDKPTDMRYDGTQDPLEHLTAFEARMNLEGVGDEVRCRAFLVTLAGPAIRWFNGLPQGSIYSFSDISRAFLAQFTTRIAKAKHPINLLGITQRQGEPTRRYLDRFNDECLEIDGLTDSVASLCLTNGLLNENFRKHLTTKPVWTMHEIQTVAKKYINDEEVSRVVAANKRQPGYGQARQQGNEERAKEKVREEATNKAPRPFPRVGKFTNYTPLALPIVEVYQQIAEKGILPKPRPLKDRTGGNKNLYCDYHKGYGHQTQDCFDLKNALEQAIREGKLAAFSHLIREPRRRYRDQNEEGKTPPAKRRQEPEDRDHGLTVINVVTAKNAAPKSRSAHKKDAKRRPGKPPMVITARVGTGLVKRILVDTGADSNIMFRNVFDALGLKDADLTTHQHGVIGLGNHFIKPDGVISLPISVGQIQGRRSAMAEFVILRDSTAYNIILGRKTINDFEAIINTKLLVMKFVTDDGSIGTIKGDLETAVACDNASLSLRKKSKEASGVFLANLDARVEDKPRPEPEGDLEKFRIGDEEEKFTFVNKNLPHELKEPLIEMIRANRDLFAWTPADMPGIDPKIISHHLAVKAEARPVAQRRRKMSAERAEEVAKQTASLLEAGFIREVDYSTWLSNVVLIPMHRPDEDKTAFITPRGTFCYKVMPFGLKNAGATYQRLMNRIFHDLIGKTVEVYVDDILAKTTRPDDLLNDLASVFASLRQHGMRLNPLKCAFAMEAGKFLGFMITQRGVEANPEKCQAILQMKSPGCIKDVQRLAGRLTSLSRFLGASATKALPFFNLMKKGMAFEWTPACEEAFQHFKEILAAPPVLGKPKDGEPLYLYLAITSEALAAVLVREDGKAQQPVYFISRALQGAELRYSKLEKLALALLTSSRRLKQYFQSHQVVVRTDQGIRQVLQKPDLAGRMMTWSIELSQYDIRYEPRQAIKAQAMADFLVEVTGDPSEEVGTRWKLHVDGASNQTFGGAGIILESPIGVVYEQSVRFEFPISNNQAEYEALIGGLILAAEVGARRLEICSDSQVVTSQVKSLSQKFEEVTVHHVPRERNTRADLLSKLASTKPGEGNRSLIQSMAREPAITLHMTTLGLSWLDPITNFLEHGKLPSDEKDVAKLRREAAKYAVIQGQLFRKGLNQPLLKCLRPDQTDYVLREVHEGCCGHHIGGKALARKLIRAGYYWPSMMTDSKEYVKKCVKCQQNANFSRASASELSLLTTSRPFSQWGVDLLGPFPVGPGQVKYLIVAIDYFTKWIEAEPLASISSSNCRKFMWRQVITRFGIPEVVISDNGTQFTDKKFTEFLNGLGIRQRFSSVEHPQTNGQVESANKVILSGLKKRLDNKKGAWADEHAAVLWSYRTTEQSSTKETPFRLTYGVDAVIPVEIGESSPRLLLKGVEEAIEKDLIDETREMAHLTETALKQRMALRYNTKVIKREFEPNDLVLRRNDIGLPTPGEGKLAANWEGPYRIKKVLGKGAFKLERLDGKEVPRTWNADNLRRFYS